One Tribolium castaneum strain GA2 chromosome 6, icTriCast1.1, whole genome shotgun sequence genomic window, actgagctaataaaaataataatttttcgaaactTTGCACTTTAATATGGGCAGCTAAAACACTTCCTTATCGCCGATGATTACATGTAAGCACATGTTCCCGTATAAATTACCATACTTTGTGATTCAATCTTGATTTCGTCATTGTGTCGTGGCGGTACTTATGGtaattccgcatttaatttaaaatgtgacaAGATATTAAAGAATGGAAAacatttctaataaattaccaCCACCAAGCCCAATCCGCGTTAAAATTTAGGTCAGTGGCGATCGATCCAGCGGCCGAATTGAAACTAAAATCTTTTGACAAAGCGTCGATTTCAGGTGAAAACGAGATGAAAGTGAGCCTCGCCCCCAGAGGCTACTGTCCAAACTGCTGTCCGGTAAAATCCGGAGTTGACGTCCGGttcgtgctttatacgaaatCCACTCCTGATAGAGGCGCGATTATCGCACCATCACCCGGAGCTGCACGCAGGGCCGGCGTTGACCCGCTGGCGCCCACCGTTATCTACATCCATGGGTTCTCGGAACCTTCGCCGGGGAAAAGCGGACGCGGGATCGCCCATGGTACCagcaaaaattaccaaatcgCGGAATAAAAACGAATTTGCAGCTTATCTCAGCCGAAGGGACAATTTCAACGTTATTCTGCTGGACTGGTCGGATTTGTCCACTTTTCCGTGGTACCTCCCAGCCGTCCGGAACGTGAAAATCGTGGCGGAAAAATTGCGGAAATTTTTGGAGGTTTTCAACGATAGCGGGGAAATTCCGCTCGGGAATGTGCACTTGATTGGGTTCAGTCTGGGCTCGCATATCGCCGGATTTGCCGGAAAGCAGCTCCGGAGGGAGCTCCGGATTCCGAGGATCACTGCCCTGGATCCGGCGTTCCCGGAATACTCACTCAATGGtaaccaataataataattattattattattgtaattttttgtacgaTTAAATAACAAGATAGTAATGATTTGAATGCGAGATCAGACGCGTAAACTTGCAGACGCCTCCCGACGCCTCACCCGCACCGACGCCGACTACATCGACGTGATCCACACCGACGCGGGCGTCCTGGGTCTGCCCATCTCGGTGGGTCACGCCGACTTTTACCCCAACGGGGGCCGAGCCCTGCAGCCCGGCTGCCAGCCCAGTTACTTGGTCCAGCTCCGGCTGGTGGATCAGATCTGTAATTCGCTCCCATTTTTCATctagtgttttatttctgattttttttcagtcgCTTGCAGTCATGTGAGAGCCTGGAGACTGTACGCCGAGTCCGTGATGCATCCGGAAGCGTTTCCGGCGACCAAATGCCAAATCTGGCGCGGGCCCAACCGGAAGTGCAACTTCACGAGCGATGCACTGATGGGTTATGCCAATAACAAGTAAGGGTATTGATTGGGGgtgattattattttggtATCGATTTTTCAGCCGCAGCCAGGGACAGTTTTATCTGATAACGGGGTTCAAAGCGCCTTTTGCCAAGACTGCCAATCAACAAATGACTGAATAGTGTGTaggatttttattgttaatttgttgttttatttattaaatgagaattaaataaatccgacttttgtttttttttttttttgattcctAATACAATTTCGTGTCGGAAGCCAATGAAATTAACGAGGAAATGAGTGATGCTCGCGTGCCATTTTATTACGTCTTGGACAAGTAAGAGTTATTAGGTgcgaaaatgtaatttaataaaaacgagCAAAACTAGACTGactaaaaatttgttcaattaaataaatcgtagcattcgttacaaaaaaataatgacatgCTACAACTCGAACCAAATAACAGGCTGCTTATTACGCTTCGATTTtgattacaattttgtttgtAAGTAACTGAAATATTCATAATAATAGTCTGAAGCTTAAAAGCTTTTACTAACGCTGGAAAATAATTCTTTAGAGTGAAATTATGTACGTAATGCAGCTACTACTATGCATACATTTTCCTAATATTCAGTAATCTCAAGGAAAGCTGAGAAcgtaagtaaaataaaaaaaattacttcacTAATGAGCAATGAGCTATTAAACACAGAGAGGTTTTAACGTCCCGAGAGTAGCCAAGAGTATTAATCGCCGATTATAAAACGAtccttaataaaaataagataaaaattattcattatttatcATATGACCAGTAGTCCAATAATTTTATAACGTTTTCTAGCCAACGAAAATAACTACAGGGtgaccaaaaaataatgtttgagTTGGCAAAACTGCATTTCATTGCTAAATACTGTAACTAGAGTAACTCCAA contains:
- the LOC654889 gene encoding pancreatic triacylglycerol lipase, which gives rise to MNVFTQVFGVALNFLMIPFNPSAPPMPYIVSETTCRITNFKFGENEMKVSLAPRGYCPNCCPVKSGVDVRFVLYTKSTPDRGAIIAPSPGAARRAGVDPLAPTVIYIHGFSEPSPGKSGRGIAHAYLSRRDNFNVILLDWSDLSTFPWYLPAVRNVKIVAEKLRKFLEVFNDSGEIPLGNVHLIGFSLGSHIAGFAGKQLRRELRIPRITALDPAFPEYSLNDASRRLTRTDADYIDVIHTDAGVLGLPISVGHADFYPNGGRALQPGCQPSYLVQLRLVDQIFACSHVRAWRLYAESVMHPEAFPATKCQIWRGPNRKCNFTSDALMGYANNNRSQGQFYLITGFKAPFAKTANQQMTE